A stretch of the Euzebyales bacterium genome encodes the following:
- a CDS encoding extracellular solute-binding protein, whose protein sequence is MCALVAIVAVAACTAATAEPRADDEDVVAVFTPHRGPDADAILAVLDACTARPGVTTRHVRTAELAARLRERVRDGDAPAVAPIPQPSLVRELARDGQLVPPDDVIDAATQRYVRGTDVGVVDGRRVAVTFRIEAKSLVWYPPTTFRDAGLDPPATWRALLVLTDRMEATGTVPWCLGMEASGATGWMGTDWVEDLVLRMHGTQVYDGWTDGTLAFSTRPVATAFEQFGRIALTERWVPGGARAVLATPVEEALLPMLGRARGVPVPPRQVRPRRIRRRVRRARGATGRRCRGHPHRRLGPDGAVRSGRGRSGPASSTTSRGRSCRPCSVTSTPATSWSTADDPRTGVHRRTIRS, encoded by the coding sequence GTGTGCGCTCTCGTCGCCATCGTCGCGGTCGCGGCGTGCACCGCCGCGACCGCGGAGCCGCGAGCTGACGACGAGGACGTCGTCGCTGTGTTCACCCCCCACCGGGGTCCGGATGCAGACGCGATCCTGGCGGTGCTCGACGCGTGCACGGCCAGGCCGGGCGTGACGACGCGGCACGTGAGGACCGCGGAGTTGGCGGCGCGGCTGCGCGAGCGCGTGCGGGACGGTGACGCCCCGGCCGTCGCGCCGATCCCACAGCCTTCGCTCGTCCGGGAGCTCGCCCGCGACGGCCAGCTCGTGCCGCCGGACGACGTCATCGATGCCGCGACGCAGCGCTACGTGCGTGGCACCGATGTCGGGGTCGTCGACGGTCGGCGCGTCGCGGTCACGTTTCGGATCGAGGCGAAGAGCCTGGTCTGGTACCCGCCGACGACCTTCCGTGACGCGGGCCTCGACCCGCCGGCCACCTGGCGCGCGCTGCTGGTGCTCACCGACCGGATGGAGGCCACGGGCACGGTGCCCTGGTGTCTCGGCATGGAGGCGTCCGGTGCGACCGGCTGGATGGGCACCGACTGGGTCGAGGACCTGGTGCTGCGGATGCACGGTACGCAGGTCTACGACGGCTGGACCGACGGCACGCTGGCGTTCTCGACCAGGCCCGTCGCGACCGCGTTCGAGCAGTTCGGCCGGATCGCGCTGACCGAGCGCTGGGTGCCTGGTGGGGCGCGCGCGGTGCTGGCGACGCCGGTCGAGGAAGCCCTGCTGCCGATGCTGGGCCGAGCTCGGGGGGTTCCTGTCCCCCCACGTCAAGTTCGACCTCGACGCATACGCCGACGCGTTCGACGCGCGCGTGGCGCAACTGGTCGCCGATGCCGAGGTCATCCGCATCGACGCCTCGGACCTGATGGCGCCGTCCGGTCGGGACGGGGACGTTCTGGACCGGCATCGTCGACTACGTCTCGGGGACGCAGCTGCCGACCGTGCTCAGTGACATCGACGCCGGCTACGAGCTGGTCGACGGCGGATGACCCCCGGACCGGGGTTCACAGGCGCACGATCCGGTCATAG
- a CDS encoding benzaldehyde dehydrogenase encodes MALLDDGSWDGRIFNGSWVESSGGATPIREPATGDQIGSYGLANIDDLTAATDRAAAAQRDWAAASFEERAAVLRRAGELFESDADELHTWIMRETGAITPKAALETHVAAQECFEAAALASHPTGEILRSAQPRMSLARRLPVGVVGVISPFNFPLILSIRSVAPAIALGNAVVLKPDPRTAVTGGVIVARVLQEAGLPEGVLHVVPGGADVGQALVEDPRVRVISFTGSTAAGRKVAEAAARRLKRALLELGGNSALVVLDDVDLDLAASAGAFGSFMHQGQICMTTGRHLVQRGVIDEYVDVLADKAKNIPVGNPMTDQVALGPIIDESQRDRIHDMVTATVEGGATLAAGGTYEGLFYRPTVLTDVSTASPAYANEVFGPVAPITPFDSIKEAVTLASDTEYGLSLGILTRDVMKGVELADRIPSGIVHINDQTISDEAVAPFGGVGASGTGARLGGPAANIEAFTNTQWLTLQGDISPYPF; translated from the coding sequence ATGGCGCTCCTCGACGATGGCAGCTGGGACGGCAGGATCTTCAACGGATCGTGGGTCGAGTCGTCGGGAGGGGCCACACCGATCCGTGAGCCCGCCACCGGGGACCAGATCGGCAGCTATGGGCTGGCCAACATCGACGATCTGACCGCCGCGACCGACCGGGCCGCCGCCGCGCAGCGGGACTGGGCGGCGGCGTCGTTCGAGGAGCGTGCGGCCGTGCTGCGCCGCGCCGGTGAGCTGTTCGAGTCCGACGCCGACGAGCTGCACACGTGGATCATGCGTGAGACCGGCGCGATCACGCCCAAGGCCGCGCTCGAGACCCACGTCGCGGCGCAGGAGTGCTTCGAGGCGGCGGCGCTCGCCTCGCACCCGACCGGCGAGATCCTGCGCAGCGCCCAGCCGCGCATGAGCCTGGCACGTCGTCTGCCGGTGGGCGTGGTCGGCGTGATCTCGCCGTTCAACTTCCCGCTGATCCTGTCGATCCGGTCCGTCGCACCGGCAATCGCCCTCGGCAACGCGGTCGTGCTGAAGCCGGACCCGCGGACCGCGGTGACCGGCGGCGTGATCGTCGCGCGCGTGCTGCAGGAGGCGGGCCTGCCCGAGGGCGTGCTCCACGTGGTGCCCGGCGGCGCCGATGTCGGCCAGGCGCTGGTCGAGGACCCACGGGTGCGGGTGATCTCGTTCACCGGCTCGACGGCTGCCGGCCGGAAGGTCGCGGAGGCGGCCGCTCGCAGGCTCAAGCGCGCGCTCCTGGAGCTGGGCGGCAACTCGGCTCTGGTCGTGCTCGACGACGTCGACCTCGACCTTGCGGCGAGCGCGGGCGCCTTCGGGTCCTTCATGCACCAGGGGCAGATCTGCATGACGACCGGACGGCATCTGGTGCAGCGTGGCGTGATCGACGAGTACGTCGACGTCCTGGCCGACAAGGCGAAGAACATCCCGGTCGGCAACCCGATGACCGATCAGGTCGCCCTCGGGCCGATCATCGACGAGTCGCAGCGCGACAGGATCCACGACATGGTGACCGCCACCGTCGAGGGTGGCGCGACGCTCGCCGCCGGGGGAACCTACGAAGGCCTGTTCTACCGGCCGACGGTTCTGACCGACGTGTCGACCGCCAGTCCCGCCTACGCCAACGAGGTGTTCGGTCCGGTCGCGCCGATCACGCCGTTCGACAGCATCAAGGAGGCCGTCACGCTGGCGTCGGACACTGAGTACGGGTTGTCGCTGGGCATCCTGACGCGCGACGTCATGAAGGGCGTCGAGCTGGCCGACCGCATCCCGTCGGGCATCGTCCACATCAACGACCAGACGATCAGCGACGAGGCGGTGGCACCGTTCGGCGGCGTCGGTGCGTCGGGTACCGGCGCGCGCCTCGGTGGACCCGCGGCCAACATCGAGGCGTTCACCAACACGCAGTGGCTGACGCTGCAGGGTGACATCAGTCCGTACCCGTTCTGA
- a CDS encoding MFS transporter, which translates to MADERSDVIYAWVARRLGVRGIHRREDVTDRAVVLALFGRFVDELASGIPLVLMPTLRTRLGLTVAQVGWCLQALYAVAAVVEPVAAAGIDVLRRRALLVWGALGWAVALLLVAGAPSYGWLVLAFVVAGAASGPLAQTTDVLLVEMHPDAEERIGARQTLLDTIGALLAPAAIAVVAWVGGDARIALVGAGLAILLYAVLLATTPVPGPAGVGAGGGAVSIEPVQRSLRQVRENLGVVLRDHEARIWLLALLGDAVAEVPTLFEPVWLGGEVGASQSMVAVHAAVELAASVVGLALLDRWVQRHDARRILTVACAANVLIYPVWLLVPGVTAKVVLAVPLALTVAPVWPLVRARALKAVPNRGGMVLAITSLYGVLPLAAAFGWVGARVGLTPTMLVVHVTATLGILLAVRRRVPDHRTDVGHGRGRHEPEG; encoded by the coding sequence GTGGCTGACGAGCGCTCTGATGTGATCTACGCGTGGGTGGCGCGCCGACTCGGCGTGCGCGGCATCCATCGCCGTGAGGACGTGACCGACCGGGCAGTGGTGCTCGCGCTGTTCGGCCGGTTCGTCGACGAGTTGGCCAGCGGGATCCCGCTGGTCCTGATGCCGACCCTGCGGACGCGGCTCGGGCTGACGGTTGCGCAGGTGGGCTGGTGTCTGCAGGCGCTGTACGCCGTGGCCGCGGTCGTGGAGCCGGTCGCGGCGGCGGGGATCGACGTCCTACGGCGCCGGGCGCTGCTGGTCTGGGGAGCGCTCGGCTGGGCCGTCGCGCTGCTGCTGGTGGCGGGCGCGCCGAGCTACGGCTGGCTGGTGCTGGCGTTCGTCGTGGCCGGCGCGGCGTCCGGGCCGCTGGCGCAGACGACCGACGTGTTGCTGGTCGAGATGCACCCGGACGCCGAGGAACGGATCGGAGCACGCCAGACGCTGCTCGACACGATCGGAGCGCTGCTCGCGCCCGCCGCGATCGCGGTGGTCGCCTGGGTGGGGGGCGACGCCCGGATCGCGCTGGTCGGCGCTGGGCTGGCGATCCTGCTGTACGCGGTGCTGCTGGCCACCACGCCGGTACCGGGTCCCGCTGGCGTCGGCGCCGGCGGTGGTGCGGTGTCCATCGAGCCGGTGCAGCGGTCGCTGCGGCAGGTGCGCGAGAACCTCGGCGTCGTGCTACGTGACCACGAGGCGCGCATCTGGCTGCTCGCGCTGCTCGGCGACGCCGTCGCCGAGGTTCCGACGCTGTTCGAGCCCGTGTGGCTGGGTGGTGAGGTCGGTGCGTCGCAGTCCATGGTCGCTGTGCACGCGGCGGTCGAGCTCGCGGCGTCGGTCGTCGGGTTGGCGCTGCTGGACCGCTGGGTGCAGCGTCACGACGCGCGCAGGATCCTGACCGTGGCGTGTGCCGCCAACGTGCTGATCTACCCGGTCTGGCTGCTGGTGCCGGGCGTGACGGCCAAGGTCGTGCTGGCGGTGCCGCTGGCACTGACGGTCGCACCCGTGTGGCCACTGGTGCGGGCGCGCGCGCTCAAGGCGGTGCCCAACCGCGGCGGCATGGTGCTGGCGATCACGTCACTGTACGGGGTGCTGCCGCTCGCAGCGGCGTTCGGCTGGGTCGGCGCGCGGGTCGGTCTGACGCCGACGATGCTCGTCGTGCACGTGACGGCGACGCTCGGGATCCTGCTGGCGGTCCGGCGCCGCGTGCCCGACCACCGGACGGACGTGGGGCATGGCCGCGGCCGGCACGAGCCCGAGGGGTAG